A region of the Heteronotia binoei isolate CCM8104 ecotype False Entrance Well chromosome 9, APGP_CSIRO_Hbin_v1, whole genome shotgun sequence genome:
actaggtagcagctgctgccagtctgagtagacaatactgaccttgatggaccaagagtctgattccggctgagatcacacaagagatttggcctgacctagccacgccTCCCCTCCGGATTTAATGCGCATGATCACACGCACAATCTGCCGTCTGAGTCCCACCACAATTCACCTTTTTTCAAATgctggagggcttctagtgtgcttGGGCTTCTAgtgtgggcttctagtgtcctggccccacagatggtcctcctgatggcacctgggtttttgtgtttttggccattgtgtgacacagagtgttggactggatgggccattagcctaatccaacacggcttctcttatgttcaatagAGCAAAAATGCATTTATTCTCAAAAGAACTTTTTACAGAATTAAAAACTATCTCTCTGCAAATACAAAAATTGCTCGGgaatggggaggaaggaagggaagagagtgTTCACCTTTGTTAGTAGTGATGTCACAAATACTGTCCAATAGATGTCTATGATTGTGACACAACCCACTAATACAGAGAAATATTGATGATGGGGCATTCTGCGGTGGTGGACCAATGGCTGGAAAATCTCGACTAATCTAATTTCTTGAATGGAAGGAACATGAAGTAAGGCCTCATCAAAGGTAGTGAGCTTTGTAGAGAGGAAGACAttccttcaagtactttaaggcTTTGGAAGTTTTCTTGCAAATGGCACAGATGCCAGTGGCAAACAGCAATCTACCTGTTCCACAATTTTTTGCTATGGTTAATGGCATATTATTTCCATCAGGGTTATGAAAAACACATTAAACTCCTTGAAAATTTCACTCCATTTTGCCTCAAATTTTGTATCACGTAATTTCCCCTCATTCAGTAGCAACTATAAGTAGTAcagcagctagattcaagtccagtggcaccttagagaccaacaaaatgtgtgtgtgtgtggggggggagagataagcttttgagagtcaaagcaccATTTGTCAGTTGCTTCCCAAAatatgttggtctctaaggcgccACTGGCTTCAAATCTAGGTGTTCTACTGcataccaacacagctaccctctgaaatgaaAAGCAGTATGAAACTCTTCAGATGGGTTGGAATCTCTAGAGGGTTTCTCTGATAGGAGGAggtagtgctttttttgtagcaggaactcctttgcgtattaggccacacacccctgatgtagccaatcctcctggagcttactaagagccctgtaagcacttggaggattggctacatcaggggtgtgtgtcttaatatgcagaggagttcctgctacaaaaaaaagccctgggaggaggACAACTTTTGCTGATTTggccttccttctgcaaaaagCTAAGTCCCCCTTCATGCTGTTCCTGAGCCCCCCTGACCCCCAGCTGTAACATTTTAGAGTTAACTTGGACTCCAGTGGAAATGGGTTGAAGATAAAGTCCTGTCCTGCTGCTGGAAATCCCTCCTATCAACCAAGATCTCCCATGGGAATCTAAGCTGTCTCCTTAAAACTCTAGTCTCCTCTCCCAAACATTTTCAGGTGTGTTTTGGCCAGGCAGGTGCCTCCAACTTCACCCATTTTTGTTTTACATGTAATTTGGTGGCAATGCTACTTCCCAGCAGTCAACATTCACATTgctaaaatgatttttaaaaataagttaaAGGAAAAGATCATGTGCCAGCTCCCAGATGTTATTAGATTTGGTTAGATTAGAAATGCTTTTTATGCATTTAATATCCATCCTGGCAGTCATTATCTTCATAATCTCTGTAAGGTTTGTTATGATAAATATCAAGCATCAACTTCCGGCTTTCTAGCTCATTGCTTCTTGACCAGCTGTCGTCTTCGTCACTGTCAGACCTGCTCATTGTGTCCTCCTTGGATCTACTGTCCCTTTCTATAgagtggctgtttccctcctggGATTCGCTGGTTTCTGCTGATCGGCTGTGCTGATGTTGCCCTTCTTCAGATTTCAGGTCGCTTGAATCACTGTCATTACTATCTTCACTACTTGTGCTTTCCTGGGAAACTTTATCACTCTCCAATGATTCGCTTTGAGACAATCTGCTATGGTCATGGTGGGATTCACTGGTGTCCTCATTTGATTCTTCACTCTCTTCTGTGGGTGTGCTCTTTTCTCCAGATCGGCTCCGGTGCCTCTTAACCTGCCTTGATTCACTGCTCCTTTGTGACACATTTTCTACTTCTTCAGTAGAAGAACTCTCCTGTTCTTTAGATTTACTAGCGCTATGTTCCTTTGAGTTATCATCTATCTTTTTATACTTTTTCAGAGTTTTTTCTTGGGAGTCCATACTTTCGGCGGATTCACTCTTTATGTCTTCTACAGATATGGTATCATCATCCTCTCTAGACTGGCTGTTCTCATCTTCTCTAGACTGACTAGCTGTGAGTTCTCTAGACTGGCTATGCACATCTTCTCTGGACTGGCTGGGCACATCTTCCCTGGAATGGCTGAGGACTTCTTCCCTGGATCGGCTGTGCACATCTTCCCTGGACTGGCTGTGTTTGTCTTCCCTGGACTGGCTATGCACATCTTCCCTGGACCGGCTGTCTCCCCTGGATCTGCTGTGCTTGTCTTCCCTGGATCTGCTGTGCTTGTCTTCCCCGGATCTGCTGTGCTTGTCTTCCCTGGACTGGCTGTGCACATCTTCTTGAGACTGGCTGCGTACATCTTCCCTGGACTGGCTGTGCACATCTTCCCTGGATCTACTGTGCTTACCTTCTCTGGACTGGAGATCCTTATCTTCCCTAGATCGACTGTTAATGTTCTCTCTGGACCGGCTTTGACTGTGCCTTCTGGAAGAACTCTGCACCGCCTCTCTAGAATGGCTAGCTGCATACTCCCTGGATCGACTGAGGACATTTTCTGTCGATTGATTGACATCTTCTACAGAGCGGCTGTCTTCCTTAGAGTCAGCATCATCCTCTTGCAGGTATTTCCTGTCGTCATGCTCAGGACTGCGGTCCTCGTCTGAGTCATCATCCACATAGTGGTACATTTTCCTGGCAAAACGTTCCACAGATTTGCTATGATGTTTGGCTTTGCCCATTTCCTGGCTGCTTTCTTTCGAATGGACGCCTCCATGAAGCATGCTTGAGTCGCTGTCGTAGCTCTCAAAGATGTGGGGGTCATCACCTTGCATGTCTTCATCGTCAAAATCATATCTGTCCTCTTGGCTGCTGCTGTAACTGTCAGCTCCGTGCCCTTTGCCGTAATGACTAATGCGATTATCCTCTTTATCTAGGCTTCTGCTCTCACTGctactgctactgctgctgctgtcgTCATGGCGTCGGCCGACAGCGTTGTCGCCCTCTGAATGTTGCTGCTCCTCCCCTTTGTTTGGGGGGACAGTGGGCCCAGCACCTTTCCCAAAAGTGCCTTCATCGCTATTTCCATCCCCGCTGAAGTCTTCGTCATTCGTCAGATCGTCCCCTCCTTTTCCAGTGAATGTATATGAGAGTTGGTCAGGTATATAGAGCATGCCATCATTTTCCACATCATGTCGCTCTTTGGAACTTTTGATATCACTGTAAGGGGGCTGTTCTTGGTCAGAGCCCTGAATCtcattttcattttcctgtgcaagacaacaaaaaaagagggaaaatccAGGAGTTAATTACATTCTGTAAAATAAACGGTTCTCACCATTTCATAGGTCCAAGTAgagtacttccttctctctcatcCTATGCCTTAAGATTTATATGCATGAGTACTGAGAAATCTATTAACCCTCAATTTCTGTTATCATTCTGTTGGTTTACAATGTTTGGGGAGGCCTCTAATTCTTATTCCTCCTTCACTCAAAGTAGACTTGTGTCATTTCTCCCATATGATACTATCTcttattccattttttttctaattGTGAAGTTCAGTTTATTGGATCTTTGATTCCAAATTTTGAGATCCAATTTACTGCATAGTTCATTGGATGTATTATTCTGGTCTTTATTGTATTGCTTTTATAACTCTGTAATCTGTCTCGAGTCTCAATGAAAAGAGGTGGG
Encoded here:
- the LOC132577605 gene encoding dentin matrix acidic phosphoprotein 1-like: MNMQGTALLLITLWALSCSHPIARHQRAHHRSSEEPWATTSEEKSNEVADSVDTSDDDPGNRFDISPENTEDSGINEHDGTSHESREGPRKVSSDSLENLIEDVSDWSTQDNDESSYFRIHQAVHRKWAEHKDSIEEADEDGSDGHSSDRVSLENENEIQGSDQEQPPYSDIKSSKERHDVENDGMLYIPDQLSYTFTGKGGDDLTNDEDFSGDGNSDEGTFGKGAGPTVPPNKGEEQQHSEGDNAVGRRHDDSSSSSSSSESRSLDKEDNRISHYGKGHGADSYSSSQEDRYDFDDEDMQGDDPHIFESYDSDSSMLHGGVHSKESSQEMGKAKHHSKSVERFARKMYHYVDDDSDEDRSPEHDDRKYLQEDDADSKEDSRSVEDVNQSTENVLSRSREYAASHSREAVQSSSRRHSQSRSRENINSRSREDKDLQSREGKHSRSREDVHSQSGEDKHSRSREDKHSRSRGDSRSREDVHSQSREDKHSQSREDVHSRSREEVLSHSREDVPSQSREDVHSQSRELTASQSREDENSQSREDDDTISVEDIKSESAESMDSQEKTLKKYKKIDDNSKEHSASKSKEQESSSTEEVENVSQRSSESRQVKRHRSRSGEKSTPTEESEESNEDTSESHHDHSRLSQSESLESDKVSQESTSSEDSNDSDSSDLKSEEGQHQHSRSAETSESQEGNSHSIERDSRSKEDTMSRSDSDEDDSWSRSNELESRKLMLDIYHNKPYRDYEDNDCQDGY